In Bacteroidales bacterium, a single window of DNA contains:
- a CDS encoding Na+/H+ antiporter NhaC family protein, whose translation MNDFGVLSVLPPLLAIILALRSRQVYISLVVGIWLGWLIISDWNPLQGTLATLEGFVEVFKSPGNTRTIMFSALVGALLIIIQYSGGVRGFIVGIDRMLHAMEQKKSGKSRIVVELMALFIGVLLFIETSISSLTVGTLFRPVFDRLKIPREKLAYIADSSSAPSSILIPFNAWGAFIMGLLLAQGIEAPFRTMISAMAFNFYPMLAILMVFLVIITRRDFGPMARAEKRTRVTGKLLNDGSRPLVSDEVTSMEMKEGIRPRAMNMVIPLLTMVVMMIVFLVYTGWGEVEEPAGFMDHVARALGRGSGSSAVLYAVTCSILVAMILYRVQGIMKVKKMVSLILKGISELMPLALLMMLAFSISHVCNTLGTGEYVAGITEGWLSPALLPAVVFILSSFIAFSTGTSWGTFAIMISIALPMAEMHGANLFLVVAATMGGGVFGDHCSPISDTTMISSMASASDHIDHVKTQLPYALLTGTLTVLIYLLLGFAMA comes from the coding sequence ATGAATGACTTTGGGGTTCTCTCCGTCCTCCCTCCGCTGCTGGCGATCATACTGGCCTTACGAAGCAGGCAGGTTTATATTTCCCTGGTGGTGGGAATATGGCTGGGCTGGCTGATCATCAGCGACTGGAACCCCCTGCAGGGAACCCTGGCCACCCTGGAGGGCTTTGTGGAGGTATTTAAGAGCCCCGGCAATACCCGGACCATCATGTTCAGTGCCCTGGTAGGTGCCCTGCTGATTATTATACAATATTCAGGGGGTGTCAGGGGCTTTATTGTAGGGATCGACAGAATGCTTCATGCCATGGAGCAGAAGAAGAGCGGGAAGAGCAGGATTGTGGTGGAGCTGATGGCCCTGTTTATCGGGGTGCTGCTTTTTATCGAGACCAGCATCAGCTCCCTCACCGTAGGTACCCTCTTCCGTCCGGTATTCGACCGGCTGAAGATCCCCCGGGAGAAGCTGGCCTATATTGCCGATTCCAGTTCGGCTCCCAGTTCCATCCTGATCCCTTTCAATGCCTGGGGAGCCTTTATCATGGGGCTTTTACTTGCACAGGGGATTGAGGCGCCTTTCCGGACCATGATCTCTGCCATGGCCTTCAACTTTTATCCCATGCTTGCCATCCTGATGGTCTTCCTGGTGATTATCACCCGGAGGGATTTCGGTCCCATGGCCCGGGCCGAGAAACGTACCCGGGTGACGGGTAAACTACTGAACGACGGTTCCAGGCCCCTGGTATCGGATGAGGTGACTTCCATGGAAATGAAAGAGGGGATCAGGCCCAGGGCCATGAATATGGTGATCCCGCTGCTCACCATGGTGGTGATGATGATCGTTTTCCTGGTATACACAGGTTGGGGAGAAGTGGAGGAACCCGCCGGATTCATGGACCATGTTGCCCGCGCGCTGGGACGCGGGTCGGGATCCTCGGCCGTTTTATATGCAGTGACCTGTTCCATACTGGTAGCCATGATACTATACCGCGTCCAGGGTATCATGAAGGTGAAAAAGATGGTGAGCCTGATCCTCAAAGGGATCAGCGAACTGATGCCCCTGGCGCTTCTGATGATGCTGGCCTTCTCCATCAGTCATGTTTGCAATACTCTGGGAACCGGCGAATATGTGGCGGGCATTACCGAGGGCTGGCTCTCGCCCGCCCTGTTGCCTGCCGTTGTGTTTATCTTATCCTCCTTTATTGCTTTTTCCACCGGGACCTCCTGGGGCACCTTTGCTATTATGATCTCCATTGCACTGCCCATGGCTGAAATGCACGGGGCGAATCTGTTCCTGGTGGTGGCGGCCACCATGGGAGGAGGCGTTTTCGGCGACCACTGTTCGCCCATTTCCGATACGACCATGATCTCGTCCATGGCATCGGCTTCCGATCATATCGATCATGTAAAGACCCAATTACCCTATGCCCTGCTAACAGGAACCCTGACGGTACTGATCTATCTGTTGCTTGGCTTTGCTATGGCTTGA
- a CDS encoding pyridoxal phosphate-dependent aminotransferase family protein, producing MNKADGQHIMESRTGTTVVLDGKSYLYFAGTSYFQLHSHPEVIRAANEATSKYGIGSATSRALTGTTPLLEEMEEKLANFFNTEDAVYLPSGYLCSLAGLKALDEMGLFQVIFLDDSSHYSLVEGAAATGKEVIHFRTRDLQDLEDKMKKHLGKAQRPLVASDGLFPVMGTLAPVREYLNMARKFDGVVWIDDAHGVGILGVHGRGSCEALETPASEIYLGATLSKAFGAYGGIVAGNRDFIAKVRSGSVLTGSSAPMHAAVAAGIRGLELVQGNHSLRKQLWNNALYLRESLQHIGIKSETIYIPKIHGTVPIFSFSHRDASTMKKIHNFLLDQGIYTQYTSYKGAGAEGILRVVVSSAHKKVEIVRLTHTLREALHSLKP from the coding sequence ATGAATAAAGCGGACGGGCAACATATCATGGAAAGCAGGACCGGCACCACGGTGGTCCTCGATGGAAAGAGCTACCTCTATTTTGCAGGAACCAGCTATTTCCAGCTGCATTCCCATCCGGAGGTAATCAGGGCTGCCAACGAGGCTACCAGTAAATACGGAATTGGGAGTGCCACCAGCAGGGCACTCACGGGCACCACTCCCCTGCTGGAGGAGATGGAGGAAAAACTGGCCAACTTTTTTAATACCGAGGATGCCGTTTACCTTCCTTCAGGTTACCTGTGCAGTCTGGCAGGTTTGAAAGCCCTCGATGAGATGGGCCTCTTCCAGGTGATCTTCCTGGACGATAGTTCGCATTACAGCCTGGTGGAGGGGGCTGCAGCCACCGGAAAAGAGGTGATCCATTTCAGGACCCGGGATCTGCAGGATCTGGAAGATAAAATGAAGAAGCACCTGGGAAAAGCTCAGCGCCCCCTGGTGGCCAGTGATGGCCTGTTCCCCGTCATGGGAACACTTGCCCCTGTCAGAGAGTATCTGAACATGGCCAGAAAATTTGACGGGGTGGTTTGGATCGACGATGCCCATGGCGTGGGAATTCTGGGAGTGCACGGAAGGGGAAGCTGTGAAGCACTGGAAACACCGGCCAGTGAGATATACCTGGGTGCCACCCTCTCCAAAGCCTTCGGGGCATACGGGGGCATCGTGGCCGGTAACAGAGATTTTATTGCGAAAGTCCGTTCCGGAAGTGTCCTGACCGGTTCGAGCGCTCCCATGCATGCCGCGGTGGCTGCAGGCATCAGGGGACTGGAACTGGTCCAGGGGAATCACAGCCTGAGAAAACAGCTGTGGAACAATGCTTTATACCTGAGAGAAAGTCTCCAGCATATTGGAATCAAGAGCGAAACCATCTACATCCCGAAGATTCATGGAACCGTTCCCATCTTCTCCTTTTCCCACCGGGATGCTTCCACCATGAAGAAGATCCATAATTTCCTGCTCGATCAGGGCATCTATACCCAATATACCTCCTATAAAGGGGCCGGGGCCGAAGGGATTCTGAGAGTAGTGGTGAGCTCTGCTCATAAAAAGGTGGAGATTGTAAGGCTCACTCATACCCTGAGAGAGGCCCTGCACTCCCTCAAGCCATAG
- a CDS encoding dipeptide epimerase produces the protein MSESITKIELIKLNIPYREPFVISLGVIPEATNVVVRIHTGAGLTGTGECAPFVYIVGETQETVFELGKQVGKMLLGRDPFAIEERLREIDRAVKGNPTMKSAFDMALYDLLALRANMPLYQLLGGSKHKKVHTDMTISIGDPEKVARDALEFKKAGFPAIKVKLGTTTREDVARIRAIREAVGPGYPIRIDANQGWDSITAIETLKALEPFGIEHCEEPIPHWNNRELVKVREHSPIPIMADESVFDHHDTFRLASIGACDYFNIKFSKSGGIHNALKIVAVAEAAGIKCQVGCMSESRFALTALMHLALARDSIVHYDMDSSLMLDADPVTGGIEYQGAGLWTLGESPGIGAGFDDVYLESQEKIIIS, from the coding sequence ATGAGTGAAAGCATCACGAAAATCGAACTGATTAAGCTGAACATCCCGTACAGGGAGCCCTTTGTAATCTCCCTGGGAGTCATTCCGGAGGCCACCAACGTGGTGGTCCGTATCCATACCGGTGCCGGGCTGACCGGCACCGGGGAGTGCGCTCCCTTTGTTTACATCGTGGGGGAAACCCAGGAGACAGTCTTTGAACTGGGAAAACAGGTGGGCAAAATGCTGCTTGGCAGGGATCCTTTTGCCATTGAGGAAAGGCTCCGGGAGATCGACCGGGCCGTAAAAGGGAACCCCACCATGAAAAGTGCCTTCGATATGGCCCTGTATGACCTGCTGGCACTACGGGCAAATATGCCGCTCTATCAATTACTGGGGGGAAGCAAGCACAAGAAGGTCCATACGGATATGACCATCAGCATCGGTGATCCCGAAAAAGTGGCGCGTGATGCTTTAGAATTTAAGAAAGCCGGTTTCCCGGCCATCAAGGTGAAGCTGGGAACCACCACCCGGGAAGATGTGGCCCGGATCCGGGCCATCCGGGAAGCCGTGGGCCCCGGCTATCCCATCCGGATCGATGCCAACCAGGGCTGGGACAGCATTACGGCCATTGAAACCCTGAAAGCCCTGGAGCCCTTCGGCATTGAACACTGTGAAGAACCCATCCCCCACTGGAACAACCGGGAACTGGTAAAGGTCCGGGAACACAGTCCCATTCCCATCATGGCCGACGAATCGGTCTTTGACCACCACGACACCTTCCGCCTGGCCAGCATAGGGGCCTGTGATTACTTCAATATCAAATTCTCCAAATCGGGCGGGATACACAATGCCCTGAAAATTGTGGCGGTTGCCGAGGCTGCCGGCATCAAATGCCAGGTGGGATGCATGTCTGAATCGCGCTTTGCTCTGACCGCCCTGATGCACCTGGCGCTGGCCCGCGACAGCATTGTCCACTACGATATGGACTCCTCCCTGATGCTGGATGCTGATCCGGTTACCGGGGGCATCGAATACCAGGGAGCAGGCCTGTGGACACTTGGGGAGAGTCCGGGAATCGGGGCCGGTTTTGACGACGTTTATCTGGAGTCCCAGGAAAAAATTATTATATCTTAA
- a CDS encoding DUF1684 domain-containing protein produces the protein MHRFSYLLLLIPLMILLAGCNSEAPLITDKAAYVAETEAWRQQRLERLKSKNGWLSLTGLFWLEEGENSFGSDPSNDIRFPEKAAAFCGTLVLDSGSVRLRVAEGISISVNDTLVRDMKLASDFDKNTTYLQQGDLAWNIIKRGVRYGIRLRDHRHPRIEKLDHIPSYPINTAYVVEATLEPFEESKTMTVATPLEGFTESYECPGILKFRIQGKKLSLHPFISGEGYFLVIADETSGLDTYGAGRFMYATPDSAGRIILDFNKAYNPPCAFSPFATCPMPPRENFLPVAIEAGEKSVHLQ, from the coding sequence ATGCATCGCTTTTCTTACCTTCTCCTGCTTATTCCGCTAATGATCCTGCTGGCCGGATGTAATTCCGAAGCTCCCCTTATCACCGATAAAGCTGCCTATGTGGCCGAGACAGAAGCCTGGCGGCAGCAGCGCCTCGAAAGGCTGAAGAGTAAGAACGGCTGGCTCAGCCTGACCGGACTGTTCTGGCTGGAAGAGGGAGAGAACAGCTTTGGCTCGGATCCTTCCAACGATATCCGCTTCCCGGAAAAAGCCGCTGCCTTCTGCGGCACCCTGGTCCTGGACAGCGGGTCTGTCCGTCTTCGCGTGGCAGAAGGGATTTCCATTTCGGTCAATGACACGCTGGTGAGGGACATGAAACTGGCCAGTGACTTTGATAAGAACACCACCTACCTGCAGCAGGGCGACCTGGCCTGGAATATTATCAAGCGGGGCGTGCGCTACGGGATCCGGCTCCGGGATCACAGGCATCCCCGCATCGAAAAGCTGGATCACATCCCCTCCTATCCCATAAACACCGCATACGTGGTGGAGGCCACCCTGGAACCCTTCGAGGAATCAAAAACCATGACAGTGGCCACCCCGTTGGAGGGTTTTACAGAATCCTACGAGTGTCCCGGCATCCTGAAATTCAGGATCCAGGGCAAAAAGCTTTCCCTGCATCCCTTTATTTCGGGCGAAGGATATTTCCTGGTAATTGCGGACGAAACTTCCGGTCTGGACACCTACGGTGCAGGCAGGTTCATGTATGCCACCCCCGACTCCGCCGGCCGGATTATCCTGGATTTCAACAAGGCTTACAATCCCCCCTGTGCCTTCAGTCCCTTTGCCACCTGTCCGATGCCTCCCAGGGAGAATTTCCTGCCGGTGGCCATTGAAGCCGGTGAAAAGTCGGTCCACCTGCAGTAA
- a CDS encoding HAD family hydrolase — translation MKGYKCVIFDSDGVLVDSETLSARVFQEIARELGLELDFETAVEQFAGISMKENLNFIRKNIPGTLPEDFEKQFRERTYELFKTELKAVEGIHDLTGKLQVPFCVASSGPVEKIRLNLQLVGLLEYFENRIYSSYDIGSWKPEPGIFLHAAKEMGFLPEECVVIEDSAAGIRAALSGGFMVYARAGERKRGHFEQLGAISFTHMKELERYLGL, via the coding sequence ATGAAGGGATATAAATGCGTCATATTTGACAGCGACGGGGTACTGGTCGACAGTGAAACTCTTTCGGCCAGGGTATTTCAGGAGATAGCCCGGGAACTGGGCCTGGAGCTCGATTTCGAAACTGCCGTGGAGCAATTCGCAGGAATCTCCATGAAGGAGAATCTGAATTTCATCCGGAAAAATATACCGGGAACCCTGCCGGAAGATTTTGAGAAGCAGTTCAGAGAGCGGACCTATGAGCTTTTTAAGACAGAACTGAAGGCTGTGGAAGGGATCCATGATCTTACCGGGAAGCTGCAGGTCCCTTTTTGTGTGGCATCCAGCGGTCCTGTCGAGAAAATCAGATTAAATCTGCAACTGGTCGGTTTACTCGAATATTTCGAGAACAGGATCTACAGTTCCTATGATATTGGCAGCTGGAAACCCGAACCGGGAATATTTTTGCATGCCGCAAAAGAGATGGGTTTTCTGCCCGAAGAGTGTGTGGTGATTGAAGATAGTGCCGCTGGAATCAGGGCGGCGCTGTCGGGTGGATTTATGGTGTATGCCCGGGCCGGAGAAAGGAAGAGGGGGCATTTTGAGCAACTGGGTGCCATAAGCTTTACACATATGAAGGAACTGGAACGCTATCTGGGCCTGTGA
- a CDS encoding LacI family DNA-binding transcriptional regulator yields MKRSRTTITDLARELGISPSTVSRALNKHPAISDRTRKAVVKLARKRNYQPNLLALHLLQKKTNTIGVIVPEITSYFFSSIINGIQDYVNSLGVNMIIGQSNESCQEEKSIVQTFTSINVDGFLVSPSSESKTYDHLEILASNNIPLVIFDRDCVGLHVDKVFVDEYKGAFQAVEYLIQTGCRRIAHIGGPQTLSTARHRFKAYKDALKKHGLPVREEYMVEADGFAPEHGIEPCKKLLSLPEPPDAVFTINDGVAIGSMYVIKEAELQIPGEISVIGFDDDPHSSYFKPSLSTVWQPTYEMGMLATRILMKRISSNNELSRLRIETLHPELVIRGSSR; encoded by the coding sequence GTGAAAAGATCGAGGACCACCATAACAGATCTAGCCAGGGAGCTGGGAATTTCTCCCTCCACGGTTTCCCGGGCCCTGAACAAGCACCCGGCCATCAGTGACAGAACCCGGAAGGCAGTTGTAAAGCTGGCCCGGAAGAGAAACTACCAACCGAACCTTCTGGCGCTTCACCTGCTGCAGAAAAAGACCAATACCATCGGGGTGATCGTGCCGGAGATTACCAGCTATTTTTTTTCTTCCATTATCAATGGTATCCAGGATTATGTGAACTCGCTTGGGGTAAACATGATCATAGGCCAGTCGAACGAATCCTGCCAGGAGGAAAAAAGCATTGTACAAACCTTTACGTCCATCAATGTGGATGGTTTCCTGGTGTCCCCCTCCTCGGAAAGCAAAACCTATGATCACCTGGAAATACTGGCATCCAATAATATTCCACTGGTCATTTTTGACCGGGATTGTGTGGGTCTCCATGTGGATAAGGTGTTTGTGGACGAATACAAGGGGGCTTTCCAGGCTGTGGAATATCTGATTCAGACCGGGTGCAGGCGGATTGCACATATCGGGGGTCCGCAGACCCTCTCCACGGCTCGCCACCGGTTCAAAGCCTATAAAGATGCCTTGAAGAAACACGGCCTGCCTGTCCGGGAAGAGTATATGGTGGAAGCTGATGGTTTCGCACCGGAGCATGGGATCGAACCCTGCAAAAAGCTGCTTTCTCTTCCGGAGCCTCCGGATGCTGTATTCACCATTAACGATGGGGTGGCCATAGGTTCCATGTATGTAATCAAAGAGGCGGAACTACAGATCCCCGGTGAAATTTCTGTAATCGGTTTTGATGACGACCCGCATTCGTCCTATTTCAAGCCATCCCTGTCAACGGTCTGGCAACCCACCTACGAGATGGGCATGCTGGCTACCCGCATTCTGATGAAGCGTATCTCTTCCAACAATGAGCTGTCCAGGCTGAGAATTGAAACGCTACACCCGGAACTGGTGATCCGGGGTTCTTCCAGGTAA
- a CDS encoding class II fructose-bisphosphate aldolase, producing MLVSTRDLFSMCYGQFGIAAVNVWDMLQVHGLFSAAQKARAPFIVQTTPLARNYAHPRMLIAMIAAASRIYPDTVFAIHLDHGNREDVLECIRSGDYNSAMIDASHESFRDNIAITRQLAEKAHEKDMAVEAELGVLSGIEDEGMVEGKAEKYTSPEEVEEFVKQTGCDSLAVAVGTSHGAYKFSGGKGLQFDILSEIQKRLPGFPLVLHGGSEVNSEEIQRINAAGGQLGIDARGVSGDELVKALEYGVCKINIATDARLIWTRVHREFFKYAPAQFDPVVPGKTYVKVFEEFLLEKFELLKSTGKATQIKNPV from the coding sequence ATGCTTGTATCAACCAGGGACCTTTTCAGTATGTGTTATGGCCAATTTGGAATTGCCGCAGTGAATGTCTGGGATATGTTGCAGGTTCACGGACTGTTCAGCGCCGCACAAAAGGCCCGGGCACCTTTTATTGTGCAGACCACCCCACTGGCCAGGAACTATGCTCATCCACGCATGCTGATTGCCATGATTGCCGCCGCCTCCCGTATCTATCCGGATACTGTTTTTGCCATTCACCTCGATCACGGGAACAGGGAAGATGTGCTGGAGTGCATCCGGTCGGGAGACTATAATTCGGCTATGATCGATGCCTCCCATGAATCCTTCCGGGATAACATCGCCATCACCCGTCAGCTTGCGGAAAAGGCCCATGAAAAAGACATGGCAGTGGAAGCGGAGCTGGGAGTATTAAGCGGCATTGAGGACGAGGGGATGGTGGAGGGAAAGGCTGAGAAATATACCAGCCCGGAAGAAGTGGAAGAGTTTGTAAAGCAGACCGGGTGCGATAGCCTGGCTGTGGCTGTGGGCACCAGTCACGGAGCCTATAAATTCTCCGGGGGGAAGGGACTGCAGTTTGATATTTTAAGCGAAATTCAAAAACGTTTGCCCGGATTCCCACTGGTGCTGCATGGTGGTTCAGAAGTAAATAGTGAGGAGATACAAAGGATCAATGCAGCAGGCGGACAGCTGGGTATCGATGCCAGAGGAGTTTCGGGCGATGAACTTGTAAAAGCCCTGGAATATGGGGTTTGCAAAATTAACATTGCCACCGACGCCAGACTGATCTGGACCCGCGTACACCGCGAATTTTTCAAATATGCACCTGCCCAGTTCGACCCGGTAGTACCGGGTAAAACCTATGTGAAGGTCTTCGAAGAGTTCCTTCTGGAGAAATTTGAATTATTGAAATCCACGGGAAAAGCAACACAAATAAAAAATCCAGTATGA
- the iolB gene encoding 5-deoxy-glucuronate isomerase codes for MIRDSKYRLLAKAESGHGIYQSVLKEETGWQFLNFQARLMKKGESWSGHTEGNEYAIILLGGNYSVKSDKGNWETVNGRRDVFSGIAHTLYLPRNTRFELSARSEVLDIAYGWCKTDQDHPARFKAPEEVAMEIRGGDNATRQINSLIQPGFDCHRLVSVEVYTPSGNWSSFPAHKHDARRLDEKGEVVEACLEETYFYKIDKAQGFAIQQVYNDDRSLDEIAVARNNDVVLVPEGYHPVVAGHGYHVYYLNFLTGSDQSLANTDDPDHKWIYDSWKGLDPRIPLVTAEMNKKS; via the coding sequence ATGATCAGAGATTCCAAATACCGCCTGCTGGCCAAAGCGGAGTCAGGCCACGGCATCTACCAGAGTGTTTTAAAGGAGGAGACCGGCTGGCAATTCCTGAATTTCCAGGCCCGGCTGATGAAAAAGGGGGAAAGCTGGTCGGGCCACACCGAAGGAAACGAATATGCCATCATTCTTCTGGGAGGAAATTATTCGGTGAAATCCGACAAGGGGAACTGGGAAACCGTGAACGGGCGCAGGGATGTGTTCAGCGGGATTGCGCATACTCTGTACCTTCCCCGGAACACCCGGTTTGAACTCAGCGCCCGGAGTGAAGTGCTGGATATCGCCTATGGCTGGTGCAAAACGGACCAGGACCATCCTGCCCGTTTCAAGGCTCCCGAAGAGGTGGCCATGGAGATCCGGGGAGGAGACAATGCCACCCGCCAGATAAACAGCCTGATTCAGCCGGGCTTCGATTGCCACCGGCTGGTCTCGGTCGAAGTATATACCCCATCGGGAAACTGGAGTTCCTTTCCGGCTCATAAACATGATGCACGCCGTTTGGATGAGAAGGGAGAGGTGGTGGAGGCCTGTCTCGAGGAGACCTATTTCTATAAGATCGACAAAGCCCAGGGCTTTGCCATTCAGCAGGTATATAACGACGACCGCAGCCTGGATGAGATCGCCGTGGCCCGGAACAACGATGTGGTCCTGGTGCCGGAAGGCTATCATCCGGTGGTGGCCGGACATGGTTACCATGTTTATTACCTGAACTTTCTGACCGGAAGCGACCAGTCGCTGGCCAATACCGATGATCCGGACCATAAGTGGATCTATGATTCCTGGAAGGGACTGGATCCCAGAATCCCGCTGGTCACTGCTGAAATGAACAAGAAGAGTTAA